A genome region from Pseudomonas sp. S06B 330 includes the following:
- a CDS encoding MFS transporter → MRWGTYFAVLSAVLSVGLALGVSMPLVSLRLEGWGYGSFAIGVMAAMPAIGVLVGASLSSRLAARFGTPGLMRLCLWAGALSIGLLALLPSYPIWLVLRLLIGMILTIVFILGESWINQLVVEHWRGRLVALYGCSYALSQLAGPLLLGLLGSEDDLGFWIGAGLLLVAPLVLLGRGGAPSAEACSVTLFDLIGFCRRLPVIAWAIALFASFEAMILTLLPVYCLQQGFSTEIALFMVSTVVVGDALLQLPIGALADRMSRRTLFSGCAITLLLSSLAIPLMLQTWAIWPLWVLFGASAGGLFTLSLVLIGERYRDDALVRANAHVAQLWGIGCLIGPLAAGAGSQWVSGHALPLLMAAGAAGLVLLARRPNAFEPAPV, encoded by the coding sequence ATGCGTTGGGGTACCTATTTCGCCGTGCTGAGCGCGGTGCTCAGTGTCGGTCTGGCGCTGGGGGTGAGTATGCCGCTGGTGTCCCTGCGCCTTGAGGGGTGGGGCTATGGCAGTTTCGCGATCGGCGTGATGGCGGCGATGCCGGCCATTGGTGTATTGGTGGGCGCCAGTCTGTCCAGTCGCCTCGCCGCCCGTTTCGGTACGCCGGGGCTAATGCGCCTGTGCCTGTGGGCTGGCGCGTTGTCCATCGGCCTGTTGGCGCTGTTGCCTAGTTACCCGATTTGGCTGGTGCTACGCCTGTTGATCGGGATGATCCTGACCATTGTCTTCATCCTCGGTGAGAGCTGGATCAACCAGTTGGTGGTCGAGCACTGGCGCGGGCGCCTGGTCGCCCTGTATGGCTGCAGTTATGCCTTGAGTCAGTTGGCTGGCCCGTTGTTGCTGGGCCTGCTGGGTTCGGAAGATGACCTGGGCTTCTGGATCGGCGCGGGCCTGTTGCTGGTAGCGCCGCTGGTGCTGCTGGGGCGTGGCGGGGCACCGAGCGCAGAGGCTTGCAGTGTGACGCTGTTCGATCTGATCGGTTTCTGTCGGCGCTTGCCAGTTATTGCCTGGGCGATTGCCCTGTTCGCTTCCTTTGAAGCGATGATTTTGACCCTGTTGCCGGTGTATTGCCTGCAGCAAGGCTTCAGCACTGAGATCGCCTTGTTCATGGTCAGCACAGTGGTGGTTGGCGATGCGCTGCTGCAATTGCCTATTGGTGCCCTTGCCGACCGTATGTCGAGACGTACGCTGTTCAGCGGTTGCGCGATAACGCTGTTGCTATCGAGCCTGGCCATTCCATTGATGCTGCAAACCTGGGCGATCTGGCCTCTGTGGGTATTGTTCGGCGCCAGTGCCGGCGGTTTGTTCACCTTGTCGCTGGTGTTGATCGGTGAGCGTTACCGGGATGATGCTCTGGTGCGGGCCAATGCCCATGTTGCGCAGCTCTGGGGCATTGGTTGCCTGATCGGGCCGTTGGCTGCAGGTGCCGGAAGCCAGTGGGTCAGTGGGCATGCTTTGCCACTGCTGATGGCAGCCGGTGCTGCCGGGCTGGTACTGCTTGCGAGGCGCCCGAATGCCTTCGAGCCTGCGCCGGTCTAG